TTGCCTCGGGGGCCAACCGACGCGGTACCACCAGTATCTGTTGGCGAGGCTTCCTGCCCCAGAGTGATGTCAGCCACGTACCGCTGCGCTGGAGGGTGGCACGCAAAATGAAACGCCCGCCCTTCCGAGTGCACACTCAGGTTGACGGCAAGCTCCTAGCCGCTCTGCTGGAAGCACCCTCCCGTGATCTGGCAAGGCTACATGACTCGTCACTAATCCCCCTACGTGCCGCCGTCTGAATGCTGCCAGGAGAATTCAAAATGCACACTGTATCCACCAGCGACACCGCCGCAGGGCAGCGCACCAAGCGTCCCTCCGACTGGACTCCGGTCAATTATGATCTGCACGATACTTGGTTTCCGGTCTCGCACAGTCGCGACGTGACTTCAAGACCCATCCGCCGGATCATCCACTCCCAGCCTTATTTTCTCTGGCGTGAAAACGGTATACCTCAAGCGGCAGAGTTTCATCCATCACGGCTGGCAGCCCTGCGCCACTCCAGCAGCGCCTTCACCGGCGGTTCCGGCAGCTATCCTGTCATCGAACGCTACGGCTATATCTGGGCGTGGTATGGCGACCCCGACCACGCGGATATCCAACTATTGCCCCATATCCCCTTCCTGCCCCTGGACGGCAATATTCCGGGCTACACGCAGCGGACCGTCCGGTTCGACGCCTCATCGGCGCTCTCGGTGGAAAACCTCATCGACCTGACCCACGCCGATTTTCTGCATGCCAATACTATCGGCGACGGCATCTCCGAATCCGACGTCGTCGAAGTGGAATGGACGTCCGAAACGGTAACCAGAACCCGTATGGTCACGCAGAAGTCAGTCGCGCCAGTCATGCGCTGGGTGGGCGGGATACGCGCCAGGTATCAGGATTTCCGTGCGGTGCTGCATATTCATCTGCGCAGCAATGTCTGCATCTCCTACCCACGGTTCCGGCCAGGCTACGACATTCCCAATCTGCAGCCGTTTCTGCCGGTAGGCAGGCATCGCTCGCGTTGCGACGTGACCTTCAATACTACCGC
Above is a genomic segment from Halopseudomonas litoralis containing:
- a CDS encoding aromatic ring-hydroxylating dioxygenase subunit alpha; protein product: MHTVSTSDTAAGQRTKRPSDWTPVNYDLHDTWFPVSHSRDVTSRPIRRIIHSQPYFLWRENGIPQAAEFHPSRLAALRHSSSAFTGGSGSYPVIERYGYIWAWYGDPDHADIQLLPHIPFLPLDGNIPGYTQRTVRFDASSALSVENLIDLTHADFLHANTIGDGISESDVVEVEWTSETVTRTRMVTQKSVAPVMRWVGGIRARYQDFRAVLHIHLRSNVCISYPRFRPGYDIPNLQPFLPVGRHRSRCDVTFNTTAAPSPFRYLMPRINYIIQPQDNSVVRPQNERYLDASDRRDLHSRFDAPGTRYRYQMEQLAERQRRGDFSYGADAEPGRDITALLGMDG